GGTCAAAGAGGCCATCGCCGTTCATGTCCAGCGCATTGACATCCGAGGCGATGGCGTAGCGCATGTCGGTAAAGGTCTTGGTGAAGGTTTCGGGGCTGGTATCGGCCGTACCGCCGGACCACAGCAGCGCGCCGGTGTCGGCGTCGGCGATATAGACGGCGCGCCCCTGGCCGTCGTTGCTGCGTGTGGTCTTGGTGTCATGGGCGGGGTCGTAGCCGCCCGCGAAGATCATGACGTTCTTGACCGTGCCGCCGATGTTCATGCGGCCGATGGCGGGTGCCGACCAGCTCTGGCCCATTTCTGCGAAGCTGCCGCTCGTCCCGCCCTTGATCATCCATTTGAGTCGCGGCGTGTCGCGGTTCGTGACATCGAGCGCGTAGTAATTCTTACCACCGCGGCGCATGCCGACATACAGCCAGGCGAAGTCGCCTTCGCTGGTCTGCAGCGCCGTGGCTCCGGTGTTCTTGACCCGCTGGACGAGCGGGCCGTCCAGTCCGTAGATGTGATTGGTCCCGGCTTCATTGACATAGAGTTCCTCGATGTTGCTCAGGAGCTCCTTGGGCATGAACGCGAAGCGCTCGGTGCCATCGCTCGGGTTGATGGCGTAGAGAAAGCCGTCGTTGGTGGTCCCATAGATGGTGATGTCCGGACTGGTTTCAGTGCCGCCATAGGTGATCAGAATGGGGCGGGTATGCAACGGATCCCCCATCTGTTTGCGCGGCTCGTTGGTGATGCCGTCGTTGTCCCGGTCCAGCAGATCCACGCCGCGTGCCCACTGGATCAGGTCGGTGGCTGCAATATTGCCGTTCTGGATGGCCAGCAGCGGCGTGAGCACCGCGAGGTTGTCTTCGTGCAGGCGGTTGGCCGTCGTCGTGAGATCGACGTTGCTCGGGGCGCCGCTGCCGGTGTAGGTGTAGACCTTGCGATTGGTCAGGCTCTGTTGATTGGCGGCGCCGCCCTTGGCCACCTCATCACCGTCGAGCACCGTGCTCCACCAGCTCTTGGCCCCGGAACGGAAGCTGCCGCTGGAGGGATCGATGGCCGAGAAGCCATTGACGTCGACGATGGCCCCCGGTGGGTTGCCCGTACCGTTGTCAAAGCTCGCATTGTAGCGGTAGCGCTTGATGTTCCCGGGCCAGCTCACCCGGTCCTGGGGGGCAAACAGCGCGAAATAGATCTCGTCACGATGATTCAGGCGATTGAAGGCGTTCACGGACACGGCTGGCGCCGTGAAGAGGCCTTCGCGCAGCAGGATCTCGATGAAGATTTCACTCAGGGAGGCTTCCAGGCCCGCGTAGTCGCTCACCGTGTAGTATTTGCCACCGCCCTTGACCGCCATGTCGTCGAGCAGACTCTGATCGCTGAAGAAGCCCACCGTATAGGTGGTGATGTTCTGGATGCCGGGCAGCGTCGAGGCATCGAGGTAGTCGTGCATATAGCCGGCCAGTTCGTCGATGCAGATGCCGTTGGTGCTGGACGAGGCGCTGCAGTTGCCTTTGGGGCGGGCACCGAGCAGGTTGTAGATCAGCGAATGGGCATCGGTATCTTCCGTCGGTTCCCCGTCGGTCAGGTAGACGATGTAGTTCTTCTGGCAGGCCTCGGCGATGGGCGACTTGTATTTGCTGGTGTCGCTGGGGTTCTTGGATGCAGCGACGCTGGGCGGACTGGAGGTGAGGCCATACTTCACCGCCTGGCCGGTGAAGTAGAGATAGGCCTCCCAGTAGGTTTCCTCCAGCGGGGTATTGCCCGAGGCGGTGTAGCCGCTGATGGTGGTCTTGAACAGGTCGCGGGTTTCCCGGATATCCGCGATGGGCAGGGTGACCGGGCCGCCCTGGTAGCCGCCGCTGCTATGGCCGTCAAAGCGCATCAGCCCGATGTTCACACCGTTGAGCCGGTCGACCAGCTTCCTGGCGACGTCCTGCACGATCCACAGCCGAGTCACGGTCATGGTGCCGCTGCCGTTCGTGGACGCCCACCAGTTCAGGTAGTTGGCCGACCAGAAGTTATAGGGTGTCGAATAGCTGTACTTCTTCGAGGCGTTCGAGCTCCACTTGGGATCGCTGTTGCGCGCATCCTTGTCGGCATACCACACCCCATCGGCGCTGCCGTGATTGCCCGAATCATCCTCGCATTCCAAAGGATGACTGTAGGCGCCGCCTTCCAGGCTCTGCCAGCGCGCCGAGGTCCAGCCGCGCTCGCCGAAAAAGCCCCAGTCCTTGCGCCATATCGCCGCATGGTCGAAGAAGCGGCCGCCGCTTGCCAGCGGCGCGAGGGAGGCCTTGCAGTAGTTCTGGCTGGTGGGGATCCACTGGTCGGTGGAGCACGACGGCGGCGTGCTGCCGGTTGTCCAGTAGATGCGGCTGGTGGAACAGCTGCCGCTGTAGGTGGTCGCCGGATCATAGACCGCCGGGATGGTGACCGTCGTCCCCATGCTGCCGGAGGTATCGACGATGAACAGGATATTGGGCTGGGTGCCTTCGGTACTGGTGGTGACATAGACTTCGGTGTCGTCGGCGAGCGCCAGCGGAGCATGGATGAGCAACGCCGCCAGCCCGGCGCCCAGAAAGGCCGTGAGGCGTTTGGCGAGTTTGTTTTTGTCGGTTGTCATGAGAAGACTCTCCCGCACCGGGCGGCGCTATTTCACGAGGCGGAGCACGCGTTCGCTTTTGATGTCGAAGATCACAGTGGCGGCCTGCCCATCCAGGGCGCGCAGCGGCATGCGGGGCCGGGGACGGCCGTTGACGATGATCACCACCGGACCATCGACGCGGAAGGTGCGCGGCGCGCAGCCTCGACCCTCGCAGGGCGGCGGGAAGGCGGTTAGATCGCCGCGTCCGCTGTCATCGACCCGAATCTCGATCCGGTTGGCTTCGACCGCGTCTTCCAGAAACACCATCGGGCCCCTGATGTCCGCATGGACGGGCGCGGCGAGCCACAGGCCGATCGCGATCAGGGCCGCCAGGAGTTTGCGCAGCCATGGGAAGCGCGAGCGAGGGGGAGCCAGGGTGAGCAGATGCATGGCCGATCCTCCGGTTTCAGTTGTTGCTCGCTGCCGCCGGGGCGATGCGAAAAACGCCCTGGGCGGTGACGGCGGAGAGATTGACACCGCTGCTCCCGGTGGTGCCGGTGCCTTGAATCAGAAAGTGATACGCGGCGAACTGGCTTTGCGCACCGAGTGAATAGCCGGCAATGTTCGAGGCATCGCCGAGATAGGTGGTGCTGGCGCTTGCGGTGACGGGAATGGTGCCCAATGCCTGAGTGCGGCTGACCGGTGTGGTACTGGCCAGCGCAGCGGAAAGATGACCCACATCGCTCATGGCGCCCTCGATGGCACTTTCGGCGCCCTGAAAGCTCATGGTCTGGAACTGGGCGGTGGCGGCGATCCGCTGTTCGGTCGTGGCGGTTCCCAGGGTCATGGTCGCGAGCAGCGTGATGACGGCGAGCATGATGAGCGCGACCACGAGCACCATGCCGCGCTGGCCGTGGGGGATCGACGAGGTGGATGTCGTGGTCATGGGGGTCTCCCTACAGGTCGCGGCGGTTGCGCACGTTGGCAGACGCGGTGAACACGCGCCGCAGCCGCTGGTCGTTCGGATAGGTGAGGGTGGCACCGGAGGTGCCGGCCTTGGCGACGCTCTGATCGAGCAGGGTGTACGTGGCGGTATCGGCGGCTTCGAGCACCGGATCGCGCGAGGCGGCGAGCAGCGCGACACGGACGGCGACCACCTGGCTCCAGTCGGTGACGTTCGCTGCCGCGCGGTAGCGGATGGCATCGGTGCCGCTGCGTTCGCCATACAGCACGCGCAGCCGTTCCACGCCTTCCACAAGCTCCTGGGCTGCCTGATTCTGGCGGCTGGTGTCGAGTCGGTAGAGCGAGAAGATGGCACTGCCGTCGGCGGCATCGCGTCCGCTGTCGCGCACGAAATAGACCCAGCTGTTGAACCGCATTGCCTGAGCCGCATTCAAGCCGGTGGTGTTGGTGTAGGCCTTGCTGAGCGTGGTCTGGGTATTGTCTGCGATGGAATAGACGAGCGTGAGCCCGCCGGTGACCGACGTGATGCGAATCAGGTCGGCCGCGGTGCAATCGGCGATGATGGCCATTTCCCCCGCCGTGAGATTGTCGGGATTACTGGCCAGCGGAACATTGGCCGAGGCGCTGCTCATGGCGCTGGCGAGGTTGCTGACCGAGCGCGAGCCACCCTGGATCTGCAGCACATCGCTGCCGGCCAAGGGAACGGCGCCGACCCAGTTGATGGGAATACGGCCGCCGGTCCAGCTGCCACCCGTGGTGACCGAGAAACCCAGGATGGCGCTGGTGGCGAGGGTGGTGGTGGGGGCGTTCCGGGCGAGCACGTTGGCGGCGACGCGATTGGCGTCGGCGCAGCCCTGAAAGGCCGCCATGCGCAGATTTCCGCTCAGTTCATTGAGCGCAAAGCGGCCGGTCTGTTCGATCTCGCTCACGCCGCTGCCCAGCCGGCTGGTTTGCTGGTTGCCCAGATAGAGTTGCAGGACGCCCGTAAGCAGGAACAGGCTCACGAGAATGGCGACCATGATCTCCACCAGGGAGAAGCCGGCCATGCGTCGTCGGGGGAAGGCAGGCTGCGTGTTCATGGATCGTTGATCAGCACGTTGAGCGCGGCAGTCTGATTTGCCGGCGCTTCGGTATTGGTGTCCAGATCCTGCCAGGTAATGGCCAGGCTGAAGATCAGCCCATTGCGGGTCACCGTGCCGCGTGCGCGGGGGAGCTGGCCCAGCGCCAGGCCCCACTGCCGAATGTCCAGATTGGCCTGCTGGGCCGGGGTGCAGGCATTCGCGGCACAGTCGGGATCGGCCGGGAGACCGGATTGCCAGCCGCTGGTCGTGGTGTTGATGTCGATGGCGCTGTAGCGGCCATCACCGATCCCCTGGGGATTGGTGCGCATCCGGTCGGTCATGTCGGTCAGCAGGGCTGTGGCCTGGGCGCGCAGGTAGGCGCCCTGGTGATAGCGCAGACCACTGAGCTGCATCCCCGCCACGCCGAGCAGGCCGATGGAGAGCAGTACGACGGCGATCAGCACCTCGATCAGGGTGAAGCCGCGCGCCGGCGCGTGACGCAAACGGTTCATGGACATGTGGCATCCCCTCCGCTCAGGACCTGAGGGATCTGGTTGGCATTGGTATCCACGGGGCGCACCACCTTGCCGATTGTATTGACGCCCAGGGTGCGCGCGCGGGTGGCGCCACGCGCGTCGCACAGGACGAAGGTGCCGGTCGAGGCCGGCAGTCCGCGGGCGTCAAACCGGATGAAGCCCGCATTCGTGAATCCGGTGGTCCGCAGGGTCATGCCGCCGGGCAGGGCCGGATGGCTGGCCAGGAGCAGTTCTGCCGCCGCGCGGGCGCCATTGCCGTTGGTGTCGGCGAACAGGATCCAGCCGCCTTCCCACTGCGCCGCTGCGCTGGTGCGGCAAAGACTGCCGTCGACGCTGCTGCACAGGCTGACCCAGCTGCGCCGTGCCACCGCTTCGCCGCGGGCTCGGGTGAGCCCGGCGTTGAGCGCATTGCTCTGGGCAGTGAGACGGTTGTTGCGCAGCGTGTCGGCGAGCGGCGGCCCGCCCACGACGGCGAGGGTTACAATCACGGCCACGGTGATCATGAGTTCGATCAGGCTGAGGCCGCGGTTGCGCGGCATGTTCATGGACAGATCTCCCGGATCTCGTCTTTGCGTTCTTCTGTTGCGGTTGACGGCGTCGAGCCGCCAAGCTGAAGTCGCCGCGCGATGAGCGGTTAAAACAGCAGATGAGCGGCAAATGCGGGGCTGTGGATGATCCGGGAGGCGGATGTGGAAACGGTGACAGTGATCGGGTCGGGAATCGTGGGCTTGACCACGGCCTGGGCGCTGAGCGAGGCCGGGATGGCCGTGCGACTGCTGGACCGCATGGCCTTGGGGCGTGAAGCCTCGTGGGCGGGCGGTGGA
The genomic region above belongs to Candidatus Macondimonas diazotrophica and contains:
- a CDS encoding pilus assembly protein is translated as MTTDKNKLAKRLTAFLGAGLAALLIHAPLALADDTEVYVTTSTEGTQPNILFIVDTSGSMGTTVTIPAVYDPATTYSGSCSTSRIYWTTGSTPPSCSTDQWIPTSQNYCKASLAPLASGGRFFDHAAIWRKDWGFFGERGWTSARWQSLEGGAYSHPLECEDDSGNHGSADGVWYADKDARNSDPKWSSNASKKYSYSTPYNFWSANYLNWWASTNGSGTMTVTRLWIVQDVARKLVDRLNGVNIGLMRFDGHSSGGYQGGPVTLPIADIRETRDLFKTTISGYTASGNTPLEETYWEAYLYFTGQAVKYGLTSSPPSVAASKNPSDTSKYKSPIAEACQKNYIVYLTDGEPTEDTDAHSLIYNLLGARPKGNCSASSSTNGICIDELAGYMHDYLDASTLPGIQNITTYTVGFFSDQSLLDDMAVKGGGKYYTVSDYAGLEASLSEIFIEILLREGLFTAPAVSVNAFNRLNHRDEIYFALFAPQDRVSWPGNIKRYRYNASFDNGTGNPPGAIVDVNGFSAIDPSSGSFRSGAKSWWSTVLDGDEVAKGGAANQQSLTNRKVYTYTGSGAPSNVDLTTTANRLHEDNLAVLTPLLAIQNGNIAATDLIQWARGVDLLDRDNDGITNEPRKQMGDPLHTRPILITYGGTETSPDITIYGTTNDGFLYAINPSDGTERFAFMPKELLSNIEELYVNEAGTNHIYGLDGPLVQRVKNTGATALQTSEGDFAWLYVGMRRGGKNYYALDVTNRDTPRLKWMIKGGTSGSFAEMGQSWSAPAIGRMNIGGTVKNVMIFAGGYDPAHDTKTTRSNDGQGRAVYIADADTGALLWSGGTADTSPETFTKTFTDMRYAIASDVNALDMNGDGLFDQIYVGDLGGQLWRFDVTNGQSGSNLVAGGVIFDANGGNAAGNRRFHYAPSIALARQNGVNYLALAIGTGWREHPLDTVVDDRFYVIKQAAAFGPPAGGSYTKLTEASLSDVTANLIQQGTAAEQTAAAANLAAKQGWFIQLEEDGEKALAQAEVFNEQIVFSTFTPAVSTTTCGGAVGAGSSYLVDLYDGRAVKNLDATVDDPDRDKACSEDSVNCVKADRKRGLKRGGIPPGAVILFPAGADPVILIGPETPFTADFGQLTQRTFWRDVPN
- a CDS encoding pilus assembly PilX family protein; translation: MTTTSTSSIPHGQRGMVLVVALIMLAVITLLATMTLGTATTEQRIAATAQFQTMSFQGAESAIEGAMSDVGHLSAALASTTPVSRTQALGTIPVTASASTTYLGDASNIAGYSLGAQSQFAAYHFLIQGTGTTGSSGVNLSAVTAQGVFRIAPAAASNN
- a CDS encoding PilW family protein yields the protein MNTQPAFPRRRMAGFSLVEIMVAILVSLFLLTGVLQLYLGNQQTSRLGSGVSEIEQTGRFALNELSGNLRMAAFQGCADANRVAANVLARNAPTTTLATSAILGFSVTTGGSWTGGRIPINWVGAVPLAGSDVLQIQGGSRSVSNLASAMSSASANVPLASNPDNLTAGEMAIIADCTAADLIRITSVTGGLTLVYSIADNTQTTLSKAYTNTTGLNAAQAMRFNSWVYFVRDSGRDAADGSAIFSLYRLDTSRQNQAAQELVEGVERLRVLYGERSGTDAIRYRAAANVTDWSQVVAVRVALLAASRDPVLEAADTATYTLLDQSVAKAGTSGATLTYPNDQRLRRVFTASANVRNRRDL
- the pilV gene encoding type IV pilus modification protein PilV; this translates as MSMNRLRHAPARGFTLIEVLIAVVLLSIGLLGVAGMQLSGLRYHQGAYLRAQATALLTDMTDRMRTNPQGIGDGRYSAIDINTTTSGWQSGLPADPDCAANACTPAQQANLDIRQWGLALGQLPRARGTVTRNGLIFSLAITWQDLDTNTEAPANQTAALNVLINDP
- a CDS encoding GspH/FimT family pseudopilin, whose amino-acid sequence is MNMPRNRGLSLIELMITVAVIVTLAVVGGPPLADTLRNNRLTAQSNALNAGLTRARGEAVARRSWVSLCSSVDGSLCRTSAAAQWEGGWILFADTNGNGARAAAELLLASHPALPGGMTLRTTGFTNAGFIRFDARGLPASTGTFVLCDARGATRARTLGVNTIGKVVRPVDTNANQIPQVLSGGDATCP